TGAAGccactttagtaaaaaaaataaaacgatCTGAAGCCACTGTTGAACAATGTAGACCAGAATTATACCTGGAAGATTAGGTTTTAAATCCACAGTTAACTGCACTGCAGCAAGAGAATTATCTTTTACTCTAGTACCCAACACAGCTCTAGAATCACCAATATTTCCAAGCACAAGATCACGACCCTATAGAAAACACAAAATCTTCTACGCTAAGAAATAATTCCTTGCAAACAATTATAGTAGAAGAAATCAAATGTGAGTGCAATGTGTATTGCAGAACAATAGTAATCTGTCCACATAATGCGAGTGAATCACTAGTTTTGCAAAAGTTACAAGCCAATACCTGCTTAACCAGAGTTACTGCTGTTGTCCCACTACAGAAGCAATCGATTGTTTGGTGTGTCTTCAATTCTCTATCCATAAGTTTGAATGCCTTTAAAAAGGATTCTTTAAGCGTTAGAAAGATTTCTGGGAATTTTTCCGTTTCCTCAGCATCAACAGATACCCTGGATTCCTCGTCAGCAGATATAAATGCAACTTCTTCTGAGTTCATGCTTCCTGCTGCATTAACACTAATCTCCTTGAGGACTTCCCCACCAGATACATTATTTTCCCAATGAGTATTCAGTTTTAGAGGAAGTGAATCTCTCACTCTTTTTGCAACCATATGACCATATGGACCGTGGCCGTCGAAAACTCCACAAAATATTGTATCTTCTCTAGAACAAAAGTTCTGCAATATATGATAAACAAATGGCAAGTATCAGCAATTGCAATCGTCTAGACATAGCTAACAATGTTCTGCAATATATAGATATCCAAACAAACTGTTCTGCTtttcaaactcaattttaacCAAATCAGTTTTAAGTAATCAAGTTTTTTCAAAATCTTTCAGGACTTGAACCATCCATCATCTTTCATCAAGTCATCCTAAGAGGATAAAATACCAGATCCTCAATGCACGATTAcataaggaaaaataaaataagagattgGTATACATAGCCAACTATGTTCTCCTACTTATTTAAGGATCCGTGGCTACCACCTATGAACTGAACCATACACGAACATCAGACATAAACATAGGCATCCATAATCATTTGAGAAAATGATCGAATGCATCTATATCTATATGTGTTGGTGTTGTTTCAGTCACGAGGCATGCCTTCGATTTGAAGTGTCGTAGCAACATAAGTTACCACTGCTATGAACAAAACCATATATACATGCAAAGAAAACATGGGAACGATCTGCTTGATCAAGAGAAATACAAGGATCAATATAATGCTTAGAAGTCAAAATTGCATACACAAGACATGAATAATGCAAATATTGCAAGGTAAGAAATCCAAAGTTCGGGAATAAATCTAATTTAATATTAGGATTTTGGATTGTGAAAACAACAAGATTGCAAAAGCTAAACAACATTAAATTATAGAAAATGTGAAAAAGATCTAACCTCCCAAACAACCATGGCATCTTGGTTGGTACCTTTTTTGCCTTGTTGAGTGAACAAAGAAGCAAATTTAGACGACCCATTAAGGGACATCCTATCAGGTATCTTATGAAGAGGCTCATTCCCCCAATACTCAAATGAAGAAGTTCTTGCTCCCAGCTTCTTTCTACTGTTTTTTCTATTCTTCCTAAAAGGTGATGAAGAGGGCGAAGTGGGGTGGGGGCTCCTGCTTTCCGCAGAGAAGCAGGACCCCATCTTTAGAGCCCTAAGAATGCTTATTACACAATCCAGAACACCTGAACACAAGCTTTCTTCTCTTGATGAATCCGTCACAACCCACTTAATAGAAACACAACAAAATCAACTTTGCCTGCAACCTCAAAATTCAAAAAgcccttttctttttcttttttttctttttaaaaaagttttaatacAGTTATAATAACAATTACACCCTTTTTCAGATTGAGATTGATGAATGAAAGTCATTCATTTTCAGTCATCATCAATTTACATAAGGATAAGATATAAGAGATATAGAAAAAAGATAGatataatattgaaaaacaaaaaaaaaacaataaaaaaaaaaaaagctaaaaaacccaaaaacaaaagaagaaatttttaaacaagttTTCTTTATTGTAACGCAATAGATTATAGACACATGAACATAAAGTGCAGATCTGTGTTAATCCAGTGAATTATCCTACAAGGCaacaaatttagtttttttttgggtatttttgtaatagaaaatgaaagaaagaaaccCCAATGGTGTATGATTAAGACCCAGAAAGAAATTTAGTGTTTTTGGAAGAAAGGTTGAGGATGGGAATGAACGAgaaattgtgtgtgtgtgtgtgggtggGGGggtgtgggggggggggggggtgggaGGTGAAAACAATGGTTGAAAGACGAGAAGAGGAGGGAATGGAAAGAGTGAGAAACGGACAAGATGTAGAAACAATCGGAAAAAGAGCATGAAGATCGCAATGAACGAGAAACTGTCGCTCTTGTGTTTcagtttatatataaataaataaaggctTCTTCTAACATGAACGAGTGGTTCATATGGTGCATCATGTACAAgtctcgaataacattataaagaatatgaaatttataaaatcgaccgttggattcaaagattatatcatatagatcaaccatataaatttttagaaaaattgaaaattattttatatgttattgaaatcgatcaaaattaacggtttatgagttttattaaatacagttaattttgatgaatctcaataacatatgaaatgattttcaatttttctaaaaaattctATGAATGATCTATCTGATATGATATTTCAATCCATttgtcgattttgtaaaattcgtattcattataatgttattcgaaaCTTGTGCATCGCACAATAGATGAATTAATCTATGATCTTAGACTTGCCTGTGAATCTAAAGTTACAATCCACTCCACTAAGTACCAACTACACAAACACACACGTGATAGTAGTACTTCTTTTTAAAATACAACTAAAAGAATCTTTTATTAAAACAACCAACAATTTaacaaaggaaaatgttaaatagtctCGATGTGACACTaaggtgcgtttgattcgtaaaataaTAAGAACAGGACAAAATAGTACAGGACAAAATAAGATAATACAGAacaggacaaaactgtaccggagagatatagggcgataatatttttatatttgaaaataaaatggatatttttgaatttttatagttgtattgtggacaaaaagttgttttgtggtttagtgagagacaaaaatcttgtttttgtgttgtcccttgctacctaatttgtccagtctcataaccaatttcaaatcaaacatggtacaacaaaagttgtccagttCAGTCCCatgttttttagcagatcaaacgcaccatAATAAGGaacaaaatatgataaaattattcTAGAATTTATGatgtgaattcgtcttaaaatcacaccaataaaagaacttgatgtgtggagcaataaaacaataaccaaataacaagaggataagcaataataataataataataataataataataataataataataataaccgataaacgagataaagaagaagaaagaacacgataatttgtttgtccagttcggtccaataatgacctagtctggggagAGAGCAGTTCATCcgttccattatatcaaagaaTAACTTTGCAAAGAAATTCACAATTGAGTTACAAggattaatcctaattctacccaaaacttCTCGTGgtcaagagactcaatttgataagtgttgcCCAAGGTGTGTTGAATAAGCCTTTGCTCAACCCTAGAGTCAACCCAAGAGAGAACCATTTTGTTTCTCTCCAAAAACCATAGCCTTGAAGTTGCGGCAAATTCTTATTCACTAACCCCTCACATGGTGCTCTGTTTCTCTctatcaatttttctatgaataaagcactccatatttaaagaaaaatatatgccaaaaaaatagtaagaaatctattttaaaataaaacaaattcaagTCAGAGTGCCCTCCacgaaaagatttttttttcacaaaaaatcaacaaaccCGCGTATTTTCGCCTGGGACGGAAAAACTTACGTCTGAGGCGGAGAAACAGAAACTATGAATTTCCTGCACACAAATTTTCGCCCGGGGCGAAAAACCTTCCGCCTGAGGCGCCAAAACAGCAACTTGAGAAAAAATTCTGACTTCTTTTtaccgagatttcaaggcatatccaacaatttatgtagttaattttttaaaaatagaaaaaatgttgttttcaataaaaaaaattaacttttttattttcttaactagTGTCTGGTTAGAATTCCAGTGACACTAATTAGCACGAACCTTTAACAAATTTACTCCAAAAAGATACAAACACCCGGCCCCTTGAAAATTAGAGGGGAGGGGCGTGTGCTCTGAAGATGTATTTTCATAATTATGGGGGATTAGTGATCTTTGTATAAAATTagttgagacaaaaaaaaaatattgttgcaACTACAATAGTTGAAAGAGTTTTCTCTGCTACGAAGATTATCAAGAATGAGTTGTGAAATCGCACAAGGGATCATTTGAGAGagatgttttttttatcaagcaGTCTAATGACTAAAATTTCCCCTATTAAGGTGAATAATTGGGGCGTTCATGGTTCGAACTTTGGCCCTTGCATATTACAATATTCCTACCAAATGAACTATGTTCAAGgggacatatatatatatatatatatatattgagatgTTTTTATTGAGATTGAAAATGAGAAAGTCAtgcattatttttaaaatatgacgGCAGAGAATATTTgtgatgtttattttttatatatatagtgtcCCTCTATTCAAAatttctggctccgtcactgcacacacaaagtggagtgactggggttcgaacctcgatcCTGACGTATGATACTTGCAATTTCGATATTTCTGCCCAATTGTAACCCAATTGTAATTTGTATCTTTCATGATTAACGTGATAGTTAGTTGAATCATTTAAAGAATAAAACTTTCACTATCATTCATTTAGCATTTcccattaaattaaaataatactattttttGGTCGAGAGAGCATCAGCATACATCTCATTTgaattttgcattttttttaaaaaaataacaattagtTGTGTTgcttttaataataaaataaattttatttaatttaataaaatacaCCTGTTTTTGTGGTGTTCTTAAAGTACTAATAAAATGAATTGAAATAACTTTAAATAAcgatatattatattataaaaaatgatatattagtgaaaaaaaattaataaatgttatattattaatattttaaaaacataaaataatattagacatacaaatattatataaaagaGAAATGAAGATAATCTTATTGTGCTTCTTTCCCTTGTACACAACAACTTCCAGAGTCCACaacttgtgcatcatgcacAATATGAGTAACTTGTTCATGTGTAGGTTGGTGCCCCCATAGTGCTTAACGTGCCTCCGTCCATGTGTGTTTGAATTTCCAATgactataattattttatttttataaaaaaagtgtataattattattatatgttggattttaTACTATATTaagttataaatttttataacctTTAATAATTTGAGCATATTGGTCTATACtatttttttggatatttaAATATGGTTTATAAAATACCTGACAAAAAAAGGTATTTTATGTCTGTTAGTAGAAAAATCATGTCATTTAATTTGAGATGGATGGAGCAGTacaaatttcaaacaaacaattatactccttccgtcccaaaTTGAGTGACACAATTGACTATATTGCATTATTCACAGATAttattttgaccatatttttctactaataaataaaaataaatattaacatataagatgttgttggatttgTTTCTATGAGTATttgcaaaatatcaaatttttataatttttactataatataattaaaaatattaatcgtcaaaattACGCATCGACATACGtaaaacagtcaactgtgtgagttaatttgggacggagggagtatcaaatTCTAAACTCACTTTTATACATGAATGTattcaaaaacaaataatttcaGACTCAATCATTGTTAAtcataatttattcaaaaatcaACAGACACTAGTGTTTGGAAAGcatcaacaaaatcaaaatgaaaaacTATTGGACTAGAAACGACATAGGAGCTTATAAATTAGATGATTTCTCACCCGACCCCCGTATTTCTTTTCTATCCCCTGAATTTCCATTTTTGCTCTTGGGGGTACTGCGATTTATTtacaaaccgaagttttttgtcattctaaaaaaattcagtttataTGAACcaaaatattgtgttccaaattttttttcaagatttcctgcataaattctgcatgagaccctcaacttccacaatttatttgaaataataaaCGATATctgatttgagtaaacgaccactcgtttgaaagcttagggtgtcaagaatacaaatataatttttgttttgagggttaactatccaattggttcagtttgaccaaataatgagTACTGGTACAAAAACAGAGCATaaatttttctcaaacttgcaggtagattttctcatactgtacttaatgaaatttaacaaatccggtgtcaatcttgttataacttttgttttcttt
This genomic interval from Trifolium pratense cultivar HEN17-A07 linkage group LG6, ARS_RC_1.1, whole genome shotgun sequence contains the following:
- the LOC123890254 gene encoding probable protein phosphatase 2C 33, whose translation is MGSCFSAESRSPHPTSPSSSPFRKNRKNSRKKLGARTSSFEYWGNEPLHKIPDRMSLNGSSKFASLFTQQGKKGTNQDAMVVWENFCSREDTIFCGVFDGHGPYGHMVAKRVRDSLPLKLNTHWENNVSGGEVLKEISVNAAGSMNSEEVAFISADEESRVSVDAEETEKFPEIFLTLKESFLKAFKLMDRELKTHQTIDCFCSGTTAVTLVKQGRDLVLGNIGDSRAVLGTRVKDNSLAAVQLTVDLKPNLPAEAERIRKCKGRVFALHDEPEVCRVWLPNNDSPGLAMARAFGDFCLKDFGLISVPDVSYRRLTEKDEFIVMATDGIWDVLTNKEVVDIIAAAPRRSTAARSLVETAVRAWRYKYPTSKVDDCAVVCLFLDSDVQKLSTASHTNKSKEHPPSSGIQVSSNGDNEGVSEPNVLARSGTCRDDNNNNIDEEFKEEEEIDAETEKEWSALEGVSRVNTLLNLPRFNPDKDDKAAAEEGVRKRK